In Pyrus communis chromosome 8, drPyrComm1.1, whole genome shotgun sequence, one genomic interval encodes:
- the LOC137741745 gene encoding probable histone H2B.1: protein MAPKAEKKPAEKKPAEEKKSAVAEKAPAEKKPKAGKKLPKEAGAAAGDKKKKRSKKSVETYKIYIFKVLKQVHPDIGISSKAMGIMNSFINDIFEKLAQESSRLARYNKKPTITSREIQTAVRLVLPGELAKHAVSEGTKAVTKFTSS from the coding sequence ATGGCGCCCAAAGCCGAGAAGAAGCCTGCGGAGAAGAAGCCAGCAGAGGAGAAGAAGTCTGCCGTGGCGGAGAAAGCCCCCGCCGAGAAGAAGCCCAAGGCCGGGAAGAAGCTCCCCAAGGAAGCCGGGGCCGCCGCCGgcgacaagaagaagaagagatcgAAGAAGAGCGTGGAGACCTACAAGATCTACATCTTCAAGGTCCTGAAGCAGGTCCACCCTGACATCGGAATCTCCAGCAAGGCCATGGGAATCATGAACAGCTTCATCAACGACATCTTCGAGAAGCTAGCCCAGGAGTCGTCCAGGCTCGCCAGGTACAACAAAAAGCCCACCATCACTTCTCGGGAGATCCAGACCGCCGTGAGGCTCGTGCTTCCCGGCGAGCTCGCCAAGCACGCCGTTTCGGAAGGGACAAAGGCCGTGACTAAGTTCACCAGCTCTTGA